TGCGCCGCCTGATCCCCGAAAACATCGAGATCCGCATGGACCTGGAGGAGGAGATCGGCAGCGTGAAGGCGGACCCAGGCCAACTGGAGCAGATCATCCTCAACCTCGCGGTCAACGCGCGCGACGCGATGCCCGGCGGAGGAGCGCTGACCATCGCGACCTTCGAAACCAAGGTCCTGAACGTCGCCGACTGGCCTTACGGGATCCTGCCGGGGGAGTACGCCGTGCTCAGCGTCGAGGACACGGGCATCGGCATCCCGTTCGAGATCCAGGCCAGGATCTTCGAGCCCTTCTTCACCACCAAGGAGCCCGGGCGGGGGACGGGCCTGGGACTGGCGACGGTGCATGGCATCGTCACCCAGAGCGGCGGCTACGTGCGAGTTACCAGCGAACCGATGCGCGGTGCGGCGTTCCAGGTCTATCTGCCGAAGGCGGCGGGACGACCGGCCCACGATCTGGGGGCGACGCCGTCGATCCACCTGCCCGGTGGCCGGGAACACATCCTGCTGGTGGAAGACGATCCCAATGTGCGGAAGCTGGTCGCCGGCTCGCTGCGCAATGCAGGATTCGAGGTGACTGGGGTCGACGATCCGCGGCTGGCCCTGAACCTGGCGAAGCAGCGGCACATCGACCTGCTGATCAGCGACCTGGTATTGCCGGGGATGAACGGGCGGGAGCTGAGCCGCAAGATCATAGAACGGTCGCCGGAGACCCGGGTGGTCTTCATCACCGGGCACATCGACCACCCGGTGGTGGACCAGGTGGTGGCAGAAAAGGCGACCGTGCTGCAGAAGCCGTTCAGCTCGGGTCGGCTGCTGGACAGCGTCCGAAGGACACTGGACGCCTAGCCGCCGGGCCGGTGCTGCTATAGTGGCGGCATCGAGCCGTGTCGAGTCATAGACAGAGTCTGATCGGACTGGCATTCATCCTTTTTGCGGGGCTTTGGGGCTGTGGCCAGAGCGCCGGTAAACCCAAGGAGTGGATGTACGTCTCGGTGCCGCGGGTGTCCTTGCGCGACCGGGTCGCGGCCCTCTACACCAAGGTCGGGACGGTCAACGCCGGCGACCGGGTGGAGATCCTGGAGCGGCAGAAGCGGTTCGCGCGGGTGCGCACGCCGGCAGGCCAGGAAGGCTGGCTGGAGCAGCGCTACCTGGTGGACCAGAAGGTCTACGACGAGATCCAGAAGATGACCGCCGACGCGGCCAAGCGGCCCCCGCAAGGCACGGCCACGGCGCGCAGCCAGACCAACCTGCACGTCGCCCCCGGGCGCGACACCGAACACATCTTTCAACTGGAAGAGGGAGCCAAAGCCCAGGTGCTGGCGCGAGCCACGGCGGAGAAGCCGGGTGCGGTCGCGCCGGTCCCGCTGAAGGCGAAGAAGGCGCAGGGCGGCGAGGAAGAAAAGCCGCAGCCGGTGCTGGAAGACTTCTGGCTGGTACGGGGCGGGCCGGAGCGCGCCGGCTGGGTCCTGGCAAGGATGCTCGACCTCGATGTGCCCCTGGAGATCGCGCAGTATGCGGAAGGCCAGCGCATCGTCGCCTATTTCGTGCTGAATGAGGTCCAGGACGGGGACAAGAAGGCGGCGCAGTACCTGGTGGCGCTCACCGAATCCAAGGAAGGCCTGCCGTTCGACTTCAACCAGGTGCGGGTCTTCACCTGGAATGGGAAGCGGCACCGCTATGAGACTGCGTACCGGGAACGCAATCTGTTCGGCCTGCTGCCCATCCGCACCGGGGTCGAGGATTTCGGGAAGGAAGGCCGCTTGCCAGTGTTCAGTCTCCGGGTCCAGGGCGAGGACGGGAACACCTTGGAACGCAAGTACAAGCTCAACACTCCGATCGTGCGGCGGGTGCTGGTGCCGGGCGAGCAGCCGGGGAAGAGCCGGCGCGTGGCCGTCCCTAAGGCCGCTTCCGCGAAGAAGAGAAAGCACTGAGCGTTGGGTTCTGAGCCTCGGCTACGAGAAAAACTCGGCGATAGCCTCTACCACCGCGCGCTGCTCGTCCTCGCGCAATTCCGGGAACATCGGCAGGGCCAGCACCTCGGCCGCGGCGCGCTCGGCTTCGGGAAAGTCCCCGGCTGAATATCCCAGATATCCGAAGGCGTTCTGTAGGTGCAGCGGCAGGGGATAGTAGATCTCGGTCGCGATCCCGCGCTCGGCCAGGGCGGCGCGGAGGGCGTCGCGCCTCTGCGCCCGCACCACGTACTGGTGGAAGATGTGGCGGGCGTCGCGCGCGCGGTGGGGCGTTCGGATGGGTAAGTCCTCGCCGCCCGCAAGACCGGCGTGAGTGAAGAGACGATCA
The window above is part of the Terriglobales bacterium genome. Proteins encoded here:
- a CDS encoding SH3 domain-containing protein encodes the protein MYVSVPRVSLRDRVAALYTKVGTVNAGDRVEILERQKRFARVRTPAGQEGWLEQRYLVDQKVYDEIQKMTADAAKRPPQGTATARSQTNLHVAPGRDTEHIFQLEEGAKAQVLARATAEKPGAVAPVPLKAKKAQGGEEEKPQPVLEDFWLVRGGPERAGWVLARMLDLDVPLEIAQYAEGQRIVAYFVLNEVQDGDKKAAQYLVALTESKEGLPFDFNQVRVFTWNGKRHRYETAYRERNLFGLLPIRTGVEDFGKEGRLPVFSLRVQGEDGNTLERKYKLNTPIVRRVLVPGEQPGKSRRVAVPKAASAKKRKH